A section of the Enterococcus montenegrensis genome encodes:
- a CDS encoding PTS lactose/cellobiose transporter subunit IIA, which produces MNREEMTLLGFEIVAYAGDARSKLLEALKAAENGDFAKADSLVVEAGSCIAEAHNSQTAMLAREASGEELPYSVTMMHGQDHLMTTVLLKDVIHHLIELYKRGAK; this is translated from the coding sequence ATGAACAGAGAAGAGATGACTCTCTTAGGGTTTGAAATTGTTGCTTATGCTGGAGATGCTCGCTCTAAACTTTTAGAAGCGCTTAAAGCGGCTGAAAATGGTGATTTCGCTAAGGCAGATAGTCTTGTAGTAGAAGCAGGAAGCTGTATTGCAGAGGCTCACAATTCTCAGACAGCTATGTTGGCTCGAGAAGCTTCTGGGGAGGAACTTCCATACAGCGTTACCATGATGCATGGTCAGGACCACTTAATGACTACTGTCTTATTAAAAGATGTGATTCATCACCTCATCGAACTTTATAAAAGAGGAGCAAAATAA